In Mus musculus strain C57BL/6J chromosome 9, GRCm38.p6 C57BL/6J, one genomic interval encodes:
- the Amigo3 gene encoding amphoterin-induced protein 3 precursor, which produces MAWLVLSGILLCMLGAGLGTSDLEDVLPPAPHNCPDICICAADVLSCAGRGLQDLPVALPTTAAELDLSHNALKRLHPGWLAPLSRLRALHLGYNKLEVLGHGAFTNASGLRTLDLSSNMLRMLHTHDLDGLEELEKLLLFNNSLMHLDLDAFQGLRMLSHLYLSCNELSSFSFNHLHGLGLTRLRTLDLSSNWLKHISIPELAALPTYLKNRLYLHNNPLPCDCSLYHLLRRWHQRGLSALHDFEREYTCLVFKVSESRVRFFEHSRVFKNCSVAAAPGLELPEEQLHAQVGQSLRLFCNTSVPATRVAWVSPKNELLVAPASQDGSIAVLADGSLAIGRVQEQHAGVFVCLASGPRLHHNQTLEYNVSVQKARPEPETFNTGFTTLLGCIVGLVLVLLYLFAPPCRGCCHCCQRACRNRCWPRASSPLQELSAQSSMLSTTPPDAPSRKASVHKHVVFLEPGKKGLNGRVQLAVAEDFDLCNPMGLQLKAGSESASSTGSEGLVMS; this is translated from the coding sequence ATGGCCTGGCTAGTGCTATCAGGTATACTACTATGCATGTTGGGTGCTGGATTGGGCACTTCAGACTTGGAGGATGTTCTGCCTCCTGCTCCCCACAACTGCCCCGATATATGCATCTGTGCTGCCGATGTGTTGAGCTGTGCGGGCCGTGGGTTACAGGACTTGCCGGTAGCACTGCCTACCACTGCTGCAGAACTCGATTTGAGCCACAACGCACTCAAACGCCTGCACCCGGGGTGGTTAGCGCCCCTCTCCCGGCTGCGTGCCTTGCACCTAGGCTATAATAAGCTGGAAGTCCTGGGCCATGGTGCGTTCACCAATGCCAGTGGCCTGAGGACACTTGACCTGTCCTCTAATATGTTAAGGATGCTCCATACCCATGACCTGGATggcctggaggagctggagaagttACTTCTGTTCAATAACAGCCTGATGCACTTGGACCTGGATGCCTTCCAGGGCCTGCGCATGCTTAGCCACCTCTATCTCAGCTGCAACgagctctcctctttctctttcaacCACTTGCACGGTCTGGGGTTAACCCGCCTGCGGACTCTGGACCTCTCCTCCAACTGGCTGAAACATATCTCCATCCCTGAGTTGGCTGCACTGCCAACTTATCTCAAGAACAGGCTCTACCTGCACAACAACCCGCTGCCCTGTGACTGCAGCCTCTACCACCTGCTCCGGCGCTGGCACCAGCGGGGCCTGAGTGCCCTGCATGATTTTGAACGCGAGTACACATGCTTGGTCTTTAAGGTGTCAGAGTCCCGAGTGCGCTTTTTTGAGCACAGCCGGGTCTTCAAGAACTGCTCTGTGGCTGCAGCTCCAGGCTTAGAGCTGCCTGAAGAGCAGCTGCACGCGCAGGTGGGCCAGTCCCTGAGGCTCTTCTGCAACACCAGTGTGCCTGCCACTCGGGTGGCCTGGGTCTCCCCGAAGAATGAGCTGCTTGTGGCGCCAGCCTCTCAGGATGGTAGCATCGCTGTGTTGGCTGATGGCAGCTTAGCCATAGGCAGGGTGCAAGAGCAGCACGCAGGCGTCTTTGTGTGCCTGGCCAGTGGGCCCCGCCTGCACCACAACCAGACACTTGAGTACAATGTGAGTGTGCAAAAGGCTCGCCCCGAGCCAGAGACTTTCAACACAGGCTTTACCACCCTGCTGGGCTGTATTGTGGGCCTGGTGCTGGTGTTGCTCTACTTGTTTGCACCACCCTGTCGTGGCTGCTGTCACTGCTGTCAGCGGGCCTGCCGCAACCGTTGCTGGCCCCGGGCATCCAGTCCACTCCAGGAGCTGAGCGCACAGTCCTCCATGCTTAGCACTACGCCACCAGATGCACCCAGCCGCAAGGCCAGTGTCCACAAGCATGTGGTCTTCCTGGAGCCGGGCAAGAAGGGCCTCAATGGCCGTGTGCAGCTCGCAGTAGCTGAAGACTTCGATCTGTGCAACCCCATGGGCTTGCAACTCAAGGCTGGCTCTGAATCAGCCAGTTCCACGGGCTCAGAGGGTCTCGTGATGAGCTAG